One Fusobacterium sp. JB019 genomic window carries:
- a CDS encoding phospho-sugar mutase, translating into MKIDERFENWINSAWIDEKDKQELLELTDEKEIEDRFYKNLEFGTGGMRGVRGVGTNRINKYMIGRATQGLANYMLKVDENSAKKKGVAIAYDCRIGSKEYALETALVLGANGIKSFLFKSLRSTPELSFAVRELGCMAGIVITASHNPVEYNGYKIYWEDGGQIVDPQASGIVEEVNKINDLSNVKKISKKEILDKSLLNYIDEKIDDKYIEEIKKQVINKDIPGKENYKIVYTPLHGTGRVGVQRILLECGFENIYTVPSQEMPDGEFTTCAYANPEDSKVFKLGIELAEDKKANIVMANDPDADRVGIAIKSESGEWIYPNGNQVGLLLMNYILENKKDIPKNAKVISTIVSTPMLDIVAKDKNVGVIRTLTGFKYIGEKIREFEEGKIEGEFLFGFEESYGYLIGTHARDKDGIISAMLIGEMAAYYNFLGLSLEDKLDELYKKYGYYMESLTAIKKEGKEGLEEIENIMKNLRDNPPKEINNIKVKKIKDYSLPSDLPMSNVIQIILEDNTYITIRPSGTEPKIKYYYGVNGKTKEEAENKLKELNNKILNINY; encoded by the coding sequence ATGAAAATAGATGAGAGATTTGAAAATTGGATAAATTCTGCTTGGATAGATGAAAAGGATAAGCAAGAACTATTAGAACTTACAGATGAAAAAGAAATAGAGGATAGATTCTATAAAAATCTAGAATTTGGAACAGGTGGTATGAGAGGAGTTCGGGGAGTAGGAACTAATCGTATAAATAAATATATGATAGGAAGAGCAACTCAAGGATTAGCTAATTACATGTTAAAAGTTGATGAAAATTCTGCGAAAAAAAAGGGAGTAGCAATAGCCTATGATTGTAGAATAGGAAGTAAAGAATACGCCCTTGAAACTGCGCTAGTATTAGGAGCAAACGGAATTAAATCTTTTTTATTTAAGTCTCTTAGATCAACTCCAGAACTATCCTTTGCAGTAAGAGAGCTAGGATGTATGGCTGGAATAGTTATTACAGCTTCTCATAATCCAGTTGAATATAATGGTTATAAAATTTATTGGGAAGATGGAGGACAAATAGTTGATCCACAAGCTAGTGGAATAGTAGAAGAAGTAAATAAAATAAATGATTTATCAAATGTAAAAAAAATATCTAAGAAAGAAATTCTTGATAAAAGTTTGTTAAATTATATAGATGAAAAAATAGATGATAAATATATTGAAGAAATAAAAAAACAAGTTATAAATAAAGATATACCAGGAAAAGAAAATTATAAGATAGTTTATACTCCACTTCACGGAACTGGAAGAGTAGGGGTACAAAGAATATTATTAGAATGTGGTTTTGAAAATATTTACACAGTACCTTCTCAAGAAATGCCAGATGGAGAGTTTACAACTTGTGCTTACGCTAATCCAGAAGATTCAAAAGTATTTAAACTTGGGATAGAGTTAGCAGAAGACAAGAAAGCTAATATAGTAATGGCAAATGATCCTGATGCAGATAGGGTTGGGATAGCAATTAAATCAGAGTCAGGGGAATGGATATATCCAAATGGAAATCAAGTGGGACTATTACTTATGAACTATATTTTAGAAAATAAAAAAGATATACCAAAAAATGCAAAAGTTATTTCAACAATAGTTTCAACTCCAATGTTAGATATAGTTGCAAAGGATAAAAATGTAGGTGTCATAAGAACTCTTACAGGATTTAAATATATTGGAGAAAAAATAAGAGAATTTGAAGAAGGGAAAATAGAAGGAGAATTTCTGTTTGGATTTGAAGAATCTTATGGTTATTTAATAGGAACTCATGCTAGAGATAAAGATGGTATAATATCAGCTATGTTAATAGGAGAAATGGCAGCTTATTATAATTTTTTAGGATTAAGTTTAGAAGATAAACTAGATGAATTATATAAAAAATATGGATATTATATGGAAAGCTTAACAGCTATAAAAAAAGAAGGAAAAGAAGGATTAGAAGAAATAGAAAATATAATGAAAAATCTAAGAGATAATCCTCCAAAAGAAATAAATAATATAAAAGTAAAAAAAATAAAAGATTATAGCCTACCTTCAGATTTACCTATGTCAAATGTAATTCAAATAATATTAGAAGATAATACTTATATAACTATAAGACCTTCAGGAACAGAACCAAAGATAAAGTATTATTATGGGGTTAATGGGAAGACAAAAGAAGAAGCAGAAAATAAATTAAAAGAGTTGAATAATAAAATTTTAAATATAAATTATTAA
- a CDS encoding glycosyltransferase produces the protein MKVSVIIPVYNRLEHLRAGFLCLLRQTIVPDELIITDDGSSEKIEGYIGDLVGKAKFKIKYIYQKDIGFRKARALNNAVKNSEGELLIFCDQDLIFPENYVEKMVKESKKGQFLLGRAQNTIFEEKEEILKELEKQGAYENIIKLVNQRYIQDMKDQYKIDKKRRILKKFYLSKRGIRLAGMSYSIFKEDYIKVNGYDENYQGWGYEDDDFGNRLTVSKILGKEFRTELIQLHLYHKMDRSKKKSLNEDYYYERKKEIFKRKQFFCKFGLNNSLNYDRIFIKKIN, from the coding sequence ATGAAAGTTAGTGTTATAATACCGGTTTATAATAGGTTAGAACATTTAAGAGCAGGCTTTTTATGCTTGTTAAGACAAACAATTGTTCCAGATGAGTTAATTATAACTGATGATGGATCTAGTGAAAAAATAGAGGGTTATATTGGAGATTTAGTAGGAAAGGCTAAATTTAAAATAAAATATATTTATCAGAAGGATATTGGATTTAGAAAAGCAAGAGCATTGAATAATGCTGTTAAAAATTCAGAAGGAGAATTATTAATATTTTGTGATCAAGATTTAATATTTCCAGAAAATTATGTGGAAAAAATGGTAAAAGAATCTAAAAAAGGTCAATTTTTATTAGGAAGGGCTCAAAATACAATTTTTGAAGAAAAAGAAGAAATTTTAAAAGAATTAGAAAAACAAGGTGCTTATGAAAATATAATTAAATTAGTAAATCAAAGATACATACAGGATATGAAAGACCAATATAAAATAGATAAGAAGAGAAGAATTTTAAAAAAATTTTATTTATCTAAAAGAGGAATAAGATTAGCGGGGATGAGTTATTCTATATTCAAAGAAGATTATATTAAGGTAAACGGTTATGATGAAAATTACCAAGGTTGGGGTTATGAAGATGATGATTTTGGAAATAGATTAACTGTTTCAAAAATTTTAGGAAAAGAGTTTAGAACAGAATTAATTCAATTACATCTTTACCATAAAATGGATAGAAGTAAAAAAAAGAGTTTAAATGAAGATTATTATTATGAAAGAAAAAAAGAAATTTTTAAAAGAAAACAATTTTTTTGTAAGTTTGGGTTAAATAATTCATTAAATTACGATAGAATTTTTATAAAGAAAATAAATTAA
- a CDS encoding glycosyltransferase, which produces MKLVHICEEFEYSWIGKDSGMIPIYSKNILNWDSEIVTCNLKNDLSDEIRGVKIIKIKRWFKYIKNFAPWVIFFKRIPLYFYICKNAKTIDILMLFHVTKCSYWNAFFYKKFNPNGKIYVKADFNTIIYEKELTELTMKPQNLREFFRKKRQLKEYKKRKKLLKNIDLISYESLEGYNYMKDFYAGISTKGKSIYLPNGYDDLYIDCTFKVKSYTEKENIFLTVGRLGTFEKNTEFLLEVLGEIDLKDWKFYLVGPIEENFRIKIKEFYVKNPEKKTNIVFTGAILNKKELDEYYNKSKVFVLPSRWESFGIVMVEAMAFNNYILTSNTCAVKDITNNEKIGSIFDIASKADLKNKMIKIINKEINLANIGIKTDKYKENFKYSRLIKKIKRLEDEV; this is translated from the coding sequence ATGAAACTTGTACATATATGCGAAGAATTTGAATATTCATGGATAGGAAAAGATAGTGGAATGATTCCAATTTATTCTAAAAATATTTTAAATTGGGATAGTGAAATTGTAACTTGTAATTTAAAAAATGATCTTTCTGATGAAATAAGAGGCGTAAAAATAATAAAAATAAAAAGGTGGTTTAAATATATAAAAAACTTTGCTCCTTGGGTAATTTTTTTTAAAAGAATTCCTTTGTATTTTTATATTTGTAAAAATGCCAAAACTATAGATATACTTATGCTCTTTCATGTAACTAAATGTAGTTATTGGAATGCTTTTTTCTATAAAAAATTTAATCCAAATGGTAAAATATATGTCAAAGCTGATTTTAATACTATAATATATGAAAAAGAACTTACGGAACTAACAATGAAGCCTCAAAATTTAAGAGAATTTTTTAGAAAAAAGAGGCAATTGAAAGAATATAAAAAAAGAAAAAAATTATTAAAAAATATAGACTTAATTAGTTATGAAAGCCTAGAGGGATATAACTATATGAAAGATTTTTATGCGGGTATTTCGACTAAGGGAAAATCTATATACTTGCCTAATGGATATGATGATTTATATATAGATTGTACTTTCAAAGTTAAATCTTATACTGAAAAAGAAAATATATTTTTAACTGTTGGAAGACTAGGGACATTTGAAAAAAATACAGAATTTTTATTGGAAGTGCTAGGAGAAATAGATTTAAAAGATTGGAAATTTTATTTAGTTGGGCCAATAGAAGAAAATTTTAGAATCAAAATAAAAGAATTCTATGTTAAAAACCCAGAGAAAAAGACTAATATAGTATTTACTGGGGCTATTTTAAATAAAAAAGAATTAGATGAGTATTACAATAAGTCTAAAGTTTTTGTTTTACCATCTCGTTGGGAAAGTTTTGGAATAGTTATGGTGGAAGCAATGGCTTTTAATAATTATATATTAACATCAAACACTTGTGCAGTAAAGGATATAACTAATAATGAAAAAATAGGATCTATATTTGATATTGCTTCTAAAGCTGACTTGAAAAATAAGATGATAAAAATTATTAATAAAGAAATTAATTTAGCTAATATTGGAATAAAGACTGATAAATATAAAGAAAATTTCAAATATTCTAGGCTTATAAAAAAGATAAAGAGGTTAGAAGATGAAGTATAA
- a CDS encoding acyltransferase — translation MKYKIQWKYLLKRSFVKIRGKNNFKNEGLVKSSKIKISGEKNELILKKGSRINKSNIWIKGVENKVIIEDGCDLNNLTIIMENNNGLIQIGEGTGCSTTQIVSLEPYDIKIGKNCMLSYDIEIRNTDSHKIYDKENNQRINIGKEVLIEDNVWIASRTMILKGSKIGKGSVIGTSSVVSGKIEKNSIAIGSPAKVIRKGVYWNRESVIEG, via the coding sequence ATGAAGTATAAAATTCAATGGAAATATTTATTAAAAAGAAGTTTTGTTAAGATAAGAGGTAAAAATAATTTTAAAAATGAAGGATTAGTTAAAAGTTCAAAAATAAAAATTTCAGGGGAAAAAAATGAGTTGATTTTAAAAAAAGGCTCAAGAATAAATAAGAGTAATATTTGGATAAAAGGAGTAGAAAATAAAGTAATAATAGAAGATGGATGTGATTTGAATAATTTGACTATTATTATGGAAAATAATAATGGATTGATACAAATAGGAGAAGGTACAGGGTGTTCAACAACTCAAATAGTATCTTTAGAGCCATATGATATAAAAATAGGTAAAAATTGTATGCTTTCATATGACATAGAAATTAGAAATACTGATTCTCATAAAATATATGATAAAGAAAATAATCAAAGAATAAACATTGGAAAAGAAGTTTTGATAGAAGATAATGTTTGGATAGCTTCAAGAACAATGATATTAAAAGGTAGTAAAATAGGTAAAGGATCAGTAATAGGGACAAGTAGTGTAGTTAGCGGAAAAATAGAAAAAAATTCAATAGCTATAGGAAGTCCAGCTAAAGTAATTAGAAAAGGTGTATATTGGAACAGAGAGTCTGTAATAGAGGGGTAA
- a CDS encoding glycosyltransferase: protein MKKIGFCIDSLEMGGAEKLLVDIIKALHKTKKYEIYLLNKVKSNSYFFNEIKGIVNYHYLLTFEENKKIKENKNFINNLKSSFLKKRRFNRFIKNIDSVIDFLDGDFYKYIKKEKKIDKIIWLHSNYKDLRIKKKIEKKINYYNKIIVITNGMYKEINRNEFFKNKKVFMIYNLIDFRKMDKMLNEKRNEKLLNDKYFLTVCRLNEKEKDVTTLIRTFKNYLGEEKLYIIGDGEDKKLLENKVKDLKLSNKVIFLGEKENPYIYMKKARAFILSSKGEGFGLVLVEALYTGTKVISSDCEYGPSEILLKGEIGELFKVGDGKELLDKLNLIREKKYDNNLIRKSLKRFGEEKIVDKIKEVLE from the coding sequence ATGAAAAAAATAGGTTTTTGTATAGATTCTTTAGAAATGGGTGGAGCAGAAAAATTATTGGTAGATATAATTAAAGCATTGCACAAAACTAAAAAATATGAAATATATTTATTAAATAAAGTTAAAAGTAATAGCTATTTTTTTAACGAAATTAAAGGAATAGTTAATTATCATTACCTACTAACTTTTGAAGAAAATAAAAAAATTAAAGAAAATAAAAATTTTATTAATAATTTAAAAAGTTCATTTTTAAAAAAAAGAAGATTTAATAGATTTATAAAAAATATAGATTCAGTTATAGATTTTTTAGATGGTGATTTTTATAAGTATATAAAAAAAGAAAAAAAAATAGATAAGATTATTTGGCTGCACTCTAATTACAAAGATTTGAGAATAAAAAAAAAGATTGAAAAAAAAATAAATTATTATAATAAAATTATAGTAATAACTAATGGTATGTATAAAGAAATAAATAGAAATGAATTTTTTAAAAATAAAAAAGTATTTATGATTTATAATCTTATTGATTTTAGAAAAATGGATAAGATGTTAAATGAAAAAAGAAATGAAAAATTATTAAATGACAAATATTTTTTAACCGTTTGTAGATTAAATGAAAAAGAAAAAGATGTGACAACTTTAATAAGAACTTTTAAAAATTATCTTGGAGAAGAAAAGCTTTATATAATAGGGGATGGGGAAGATAAAAAGTTATTAGAAAATAAAGTAAAAGATTTAAAGCTTTCAAATAAAGTAATATTTTTAGGAGAAAAAGAGAATCCATATATTTATATGAAAAAAGCGAGAGCGTTTATATTATCAAGTAAAGGAGAAGGATTTGGACTTGTTTTAGTAGAAGCTCTTTATACAGGAACAAAAGTTATTTCATCAGATTGTGAATATGGGCCTAGTGAAATATTATTAAAGGGTGAAATAGGAGAACTTTTTAAAGTTGGAGATGGAAAAGAGTTATTAGATAAATTAAACTTAATAAGAGAAAAAAAATATGATAATAATTTAATAAGAAAATCTTTGAAAAGATTTGGAGAAGAAAAAATAGTAGATAAAATAAAGGAAGTATTAGAATGA
- a CDS encoding O-antigen ligase family protein — protein sequence MNLIIKKINKEKIINLIGFLYLFFLMRRGGDTKYIFSIILMISSLFFIYKNKGQKIIENKWLYISGIIYFVLLTRSFLTNEIIPDRINAYLGMGLYSVIFLLLCINIDIKENYNNYIFPLISFFSLGSLYRGLEDIYLHSSQLSVYRISGRTYTTIYAGEIGIYFFIGVISIFIYKKWYLKLAYTFYTGITLVLIYFTKSRNAMLMIPLTIGILLIIKYGKKGLIYFSLILSLVFGLVEYSSHINGLERLSKISSIKKIKEDNRYTIFKEGLRQGIEKPLTGVGFKEYNRDNLRKTKVEKVSSFHNVYIETFATQGVLNLISYMIFIGSIFIKLIKKYIKSGDLKHIIPIAVLIYMLLYGLAEPIFYFGKVYQLLFTIILIGILKREGINK from the coding sequence ATGAATTTAATTATAAAAAAAATTAACAAAGAAAAAATTATAAACTTAATAGGATTTTTATATTTATTTTTCTTAATGAGAAGAGGGGGAGATACCAAATATATTTTTTCAATTATTTTAATGATATCGTCTTTGTTTTTTATTTATAAAAACAAAGGACAAAAAATTATAGAAAATAAATGGTTATATATAAGCGGAATAATATATTTTGTTTTATTAACAAGAAGTTTTTTAACAAATGAAATTATTCCAGATAGGATCAATGCTTATCTTGGGATGGGGTTATATTCAGTTATATTTTTACTTTTATGTATTAATATAGATATAAAAGAAAATTATAATAATTATATTTTTCCTTTAATAAGTTTTTTTTCTTTAGGGAGTCTGTATAGAGGTTTAGAAGATATATATTTACACAGTTCACAACTATCAGTATATCGAATTTCTGGGAGAACATATACTACAATATATGCAGGAGAAATAGGAATATATTTTTTCATAGGTGTAATATCTATATTTATATATAAAAAATGGTATTTAAAACTAGCTTATACTTTTTATACAGGGATAACTTTAGTATTAATCTATTTTACTAAATCAAGAAATGCAATGCTTATGATTCCTCTTACTATAGGAATACTTTTAATTATTAAATATGGTAAAAAAGGGTTAATATATTTTTCTTTAATTTTATCTTTAGTTTTTGGATTAGTAGAGTATAGCAGTCATATTAATGGTTTGGAAAGATTATCTAAGATTTCTAGTATAAAGAAAATAAAAGAAGATAACAGATACACAATATTTAAAGAAGGGTTAAGACAAGGAATAGAAAAGCCATTAACTGGTGTTGGATTTAAAGAATACAATAGGGATAATTTAAGAAAAACAAAAGTTGAAAAAGTATCTAGTTTTCATAATGTATATATTGAAACTTTTGCAACTCAAGGGGTTTTAAATTTAATATCTTATATGATTTTTATAGGCTCTATATTTATTAAATTAATAAAAAAATATATTAAAAGTGGAGATTTAAAACATATTATTCCTATAGCTGTATTAATATATATGTTATTATATGGATTGGCAGAACCTATATTTTATTTTGGAAAAGTATACCAATTATTGTTTACAATAATATTAATAGGAATATTAAAGAGAGAAGGAATTAATAAATAA
- a CDS encoding polysaccharide pyruvyl transferase family protein — translation MLKNIREKIRLSRLKKYQDEKKIIFMLSPDHGNLGDQLIAVATLKLLKEKYKDKIIIEITRKSYERNKDIIKNIITGKDTLILCGGGNLGDIWLNEEVSRREVIDEYKNNKIIIMPQTINFLSKKEENISKKIYGKAEDLTIITREKESFKIGKENFINNKILLAPDIAFYLEDAYIKELSDERDGAILLMRNDPEKIVTAGILKKIKSILKSKKLGIKVSNTVVDSRGKINVKNREEICLNLLKEISNHKLVITDRLHGMIFAVITNTPVIVFGSPISKTMGTIKWLSHLNYISYVDDFHDLDLIDKEIERLLKIEVVKKKYKVKEEINNIFEKIFF, via the coding sequence ATGCTAAAAAATATAAGAGAAAAAATTAGATTATCTAGACTTAAAAAATATCAAGATGAAAAAAAAATAATATTTATGTTGTCCCCAGATCACGGTAATCTAGGAGATCAACTGATTGCTGTGGCTACTCTTAAATTACTTAAAGAAAAGTACAAGGATAAAATAATAATAGAAATAACAAGAAAGTCATATGAAAGAAATAAAGATATAATAAAAAATATAATCACTGGAAAGGACACTTTAATACTTTGTGGAGGAGGAAATTTAGGAGATATTTGGCTAAATGAAGAAGTATCAAGAAGAGAAGTGATAGATGAATATAAAAATAATAAGATAATTATCATGCCTCAAACTATAAATTTTCTATCTAAAAAAGAAGAAAATATTAGTAAAAAAATATATGGTAAGGCTGAAGATTTAACTATAATAACTAGAGAAAAGGAAAGTTTTAAAATAGGGAAAGAAAATTTTATTAATAATAAGATATTATTAGCTCCAGATATTGCTTTTTATTTAGAAGATGCTTATATAAAAGAATTGTCAGATGAAAGAGACGGGGCTATATTACTTATGAGAAATGATCCAGAAAAAATAGTTACAGCTGGAATCTTAAAAAAAATAAAATCAATATTAAAATCTAAGAAATTAGGTATTAAAGTAAGTAACACAGTTGTTGATAGTAGAGGAAAAATTAATGTTAAAAATAGAGAAGAAATTTGTTTAAATTTATTAAAAGAAATAAGTAATCATAAACTTGTAATAACTGATAGACTTCATGGAATGATATTTGCAGTAATCACTAATACCCCTGTAATTGTTTTTGGATCACCCATATCAAAAACAATGGGAACAATAAAATGGTTATCTCATTTAAACTACATTTCTTATGTTGACGATTTTCATGATTTAGATTTAATAGATAAGGAAATTGAAAGATTATTAAAGATTGAGGTAGTAAAGAAGAAATATAAAGTTAAAGAAGAAATTAATAACATTTTTGAAAAAATATTTTTTTAA